Proteins encoded by one window of Taeniopygia guttata chromosome 1A, bTaeGut7.mat, whole genome shotgun sequence:
- the HAL gene encoding histidine ammonia-lyase yields the protein MPRYTVHIRGEWLAVPCLSSTNTVEWLGKEAVRRYMKNKPDNGGFASAEEVKFYIRRCKGLGLLDLDDTVGDALEDNEFVEVVIEGDIMSPDFIPSQPEGVHLYSKYREPEQYISLDGNSLTTEDLVNLGKGLYKIKLTPEAEIKVKKSREVIERIVKEQTVVYGITTGFGKFARTVIPNSNLRELQVNLVRSHSAGVGKPLTPERTRMLLALRINVLAKGYSGISLETLEQVIEVFNASCLPYIPEKGTVGASGDLAPLSHLALGLIGEGKMWSPKSGWADAKYVLEAHGLKPITLKPKEGLALINGTQMITSLGCEAVERAEAIARQADIIAALTLEVLKGTTRAFDTDIHAVRPHRGQAEVAFRFRSLLDSDHHPSEIAESHRFCDRVQDAYTMRCCPQVHGIVNDTIAFVKDIITTEINSATDNPMVFAEREETISGGNFHGEYPAKALDYLAIGVHELAAISERRIERLCNPSLSELPAFLVTEGGLNSGFMIAHCTAAALVSENKALCHPSSVDSLSTSAATEDHVSMGGWAARKALRVIEHVEQVLAIELLAACQGIEFLRPLRTTTPLEKVYDLVRSVVRPWIKDRFMAPDIEAAHRLLVEQKVWEVAKPYIEKYRREHIPESRPISPTAFSLGLLRMSADDSHDHKHQNEL from the exons ATGCCAAGGTACACGGTGCACATCCGAGGAGAATGGCTGGCAGTGCCGTGCCTAAGCTCCACAAACACCGTTGAGTGGCTGGGAAAGGAAGCTGTGAGACGGTACATGAAAAACAAGCCTGACAATGGGGGATTTGCCTCAGCAGAAGAAGTAAAGTTTTACATTCGAAGGTGCAAGGGACTTGGCTTGCTGGATCTTGATGATACCGTGGGGGATGCTCTAGAAGACAATGAATTTGTTGAAGTTG TTATAGAAGGAGATATAATGTCTCCAGATTTCATACCATCTCAGCCAGAAGGAGTTCATTT ATACAGTAAATACCGAGAACCAGAACAG TATATTTCTTTAGATGGCAACAGCTTAACAACGGAGGACTTGGTCAATTTAGGAAAGGGACTCTACAAGATAAAG CTTACACCTGAAGCTGAAATTAAAGTCAAAAAATCACGAGAAGTGATTGAAAGGATTGTAAAGGAACAGACAg TTGTTTATGGAATCACCACGGGTTTTGGAAAGTTTGCCAGGACTGTCATCCCAAACAGTAATCTGAG gGAGCTTCAAGTGAACTTGGTTCGTTCACATTCTGCAG GTGTGGGTAAACCTTTGACCCCAGAGAGAACTCGCATGCTGTTGGCACTGAGAATCAATGTCCTAGCCAAAGGATACAGTGGAATATCCCTAGAAACCCTCGAGCAAGTTATTGAAGTGTTTAATG cATCCTGCCTTCCTTATATCCCAGAGAAAGGGACAGTTGGAGCCAGCGGAGACTTGGCCCCTCTCTCTCATCTTGCTCTGGGATTAATTGGAGAGGGAAAGATGTGGTCGCCAAAGAGTGGCTGGGCTGATGCTAAATAT GTCCTGGAAGCCCATGGACTAAAACCAATTACCTTGAAACCAAAAGAG GGTCTGGCCCTCATCAACGGGACACAAATGATCACCTCACTGGGATGTGAGGCAGTTGAAAGAGCCGAAGCTATAGCAAGGCAAGCTGACATCATCGCTGCCCTTACACTGGAAGTCCTGAAGGGTACAACGAGGGCCTTTGACACTG ATATCCATGCAGTGCGCCCACATCGAGGGCAGGCTGAAGTGGCCTTTCGGTTCAGGTCCCTTCTTGATTCTGACCATCATCCATCAGAAATAGCAG AGAGCCATAGATTCTGTGACCGAGTCCAGGATGCGTACACAATGCGCTGCTGCCCTCAG GTCCATGGAATTGTAAATGATACAATTGCTTTTGTGAAGGACATAATAACAACGGAAATCAATAGCGCCACGGACAACCCT ATGGTGTTTGCTGAAAGAGAAGAAACCATTTCTGGAGGAAATTTTCATGGTGAATATCCTGCAAAG GCTCTGGACTATTTAGCAATTGGTGTGCATGAACTCGCTGCAATTAGTGAAAGAAGAATTGAGAGGCTCTGCAACCCCTCGCTCAGTGAACTGCCTGCATTTTTAGTCACTGAAGGAGGTCTGAACTCAGGATTCATGATTGCAcactgcacagcagctgccctgg TGTCTGAGAACAAAGCTTTGTGCCACCCCTCTTCTGTGGATTCTCTCTCAACCAGTGCTGCTACAGAGGATCACGTGTCTATGGGAGGATGGGCTGCAAGAAAAGCTTTGAGAGTTATTGAACATGTGGAACaag TTCTAGCTATTGAGCTGCTCGCTGCCTGCCAGGGCATTGAATTCCTCCGCCCTCTGAGAACGACAACCCCATTGGAGAAGGTCTACGACCTTGTGCGCTCCGTGGTGAG GCCCTGGATAAAGGATCGCTTCATGGCCCCAGACATTGAAGCAGCTCACAGGCTGCTTGTGGAGCAGAAG GTGTGGGAAGTGGCTAAACCTTACATTGAAAAGTACAGGAGGGAACACATCCCTGAATCAAGACCCATTTCTCCTACAGCCTTCTCCCTGGGATTGCTGAGAATGAGTGCAGATGATAGTCATGACCACAAGCATCAGAATGAACTTTAA